GGCGCAGTACTTCGCCCAAGGGACCGGGCGAGGCAATGTACAAACGCTGGAACGCAAATGGCTGGCTATCGCCATACCCGCGCAAATGAAAGCCGCAGCCCGCCAGCATCATGGCTCCAAGAGCCGTACATAGCCATTTTTTCATCGCCATCTTCATTCAAAAATCGGTAAAACGCATAAAGCGGATGCCTGAAACAAAACGGGGTGGCGTTCACCACCCCGCAGGCACTTAGACCACCAGATTGACCAGACGACCCGGCACGACGATCACCTTCTTCGGCTCGGCACCTTCAAGGAACTTCTGCACATTCGGGTTGGCGCGGGCCAGTGCTTCGATCTCGTCCTTGCCAGCGCCGCTCGGCACACTGATTTCACCACGCAGCTTGCCGTTCACCTGCACCATCAGGGTCACTTCGTCCTGCACCAGTGCAGCGGCCAATGGCTCTGGCCAGGCGGCATCGATCAGCTCGCCTGCCATACCCAGCTCGCGCCAGATTTCATTGGCAATATGCGGTGCCACCGGATAGATCGCACGCAGCAGCACACTCAGGCTTTCGCGCAGCAATGCCGCGTTGTCGCCCTTATAGCCTTCCAGCGCGTTCAGCAGCTTCATACAGCCCGACACCACGGTGTTGTACTGCAGACGCTCATAGTCAGCATTGATCTGTTTGAGCGTGCTGTGGACTTCAAAGCGCAATGCCTTGTCATCCTTGCTCAACTCGACCACTTCGCCGGCGGCGCGGATCACATCAGCCCGCTTGAAGGCAAAGGACCACAAGCGGCGCAGATAACGGGAAGCGCCTTCGACGCCACCATCACTCCAGGCGGCACTTTGCTCGGGTGGACCGGCAAACATGGTAAACAGACGGGCCGTATCGGCGCCAAAGCGGCTGATGATGTCCTTCGGTTCCACCACATTGTTCTTGGACTTGGACATCTTCTCAATGCCGCCCATGATTACTGGCTGTCCATCAGACTTAAGGGTGGCTGCAATCGCCCGACCCTTGTCATCAAGCTCAACTTCAACCTCATTCGGGTAATACCAAATTTTCTTCTGTCCGGAAGGATCAGTTGGATCTTTTCGGTAGAACGAGTCGTTCAGCAGCATGCCTTGCGTAAACAGATTCTTGAACGGCTCGCCAAAGCTGACCAGGCCGATGTCGCGCATGGCCTTGGTCCAGAAACGGGCGTACAAGAGATGCAGCACGGCGTGTTCGATCCCGCCGATGTACTGATCCATGGCCATCCAGTATTTGGTGCCTTCGCCCACCATTGCATCCGCATTCTTCGGATCGCAATAGCGCATGAAGTACCAGCTGGAATCCACGAAGGTGTCCATGGTGTCGGTTTCGCGCTTGGCGGGCTTGCCGCACTTGGGGCAATCGACATTCAGGAAGTCTTCGCGATGCTTGAGCGGATTGCCCGAGCCATCGGGGATGCAATCGGTCGGCAAGACTACCGGCAGGTCTTCATACGGCACCGGCACATCGCCACAGCAATCGCAATGGATGATCGGGATCGGCGTACCCCAGTAGCGCTGACGGGAAATGCCCCAGTCGCGCAGACGCCAGGTCGTCTTTTTCTCGCCGATCGACTTACCTGCCAGATCAGCAGCCACGGCATCCACGGCATCCTTGTAGGCCAGACCATCGTATTTGCCGGAATTCACCGTCACGCCACGGGTCTTGTCACCGTACCATTCGGCCCACGCATCGGTGCTGAAGGACTCGCCTTCCACAGCGACAACCTGCTTGATCGCAATGCCGTACTTGTTGGCGAAGGCAAAATCGCGCTCGTCATGTGCCGGCACGCCCATCACGGCACCATCGCCGTAGCTCATCAGCACATAGTTGCCAATCCACACTTCGACCTGTTCGCCAGTCAGCGGATGGGTCACGAACAGGCCGGTGGCCACGCCCTTCTTGTCCTGAGTGGCGATTTCGGCTTCTGTGGTACCGCCCAGCTTGCATTCTTCGATAAATGCAGTCAGGGCGGGATTCAGTTCGGCGGCGCGCACAGCCAGCGGGTGCTCGGCAGCCACGGCGCAGAAGGTCACGCCCATGATGGTGTCGGCACGTGTGGTGAACACCCACAGCTGGCCGTCGTTGATCAGGCTGCCATCAGCGGCCTTGATCTCGTGGGCAAAAGCAAAACGCACACCTTCGCTCTTGCCGATCCAGTTGCGCTGCATCGCGCGCACCATGTCCGGCCAGCCTTCCAGCGTGTCGATATCGTTCAGCAACTCGTCGGCGTACTGGGTGATGCCGAAGTAGTAGCCCGGAATCTCGCGCTTTTCGACGAGCGCACCCGAGCGCCAGCCACGGCCATCCACCACCTGCTCATTGGCCAGCACGGTCTGGTCGATCGGGTCCCAGTTCACGATCTGGGTTTTCTTGTAGGCCACGCCCTTTTCCAGCATCTTCAGGAAGAACCACTGGTTCCACTTGTAGTAATCCGGATCGCAGGTGGCGATTTCGCGCGACCAGTCGAATGCCAGACCCAGCGGCTTCATCTGCGACTTCATGTCTTCGATGTTGGCGTAAGTCCATTCGGCAGGCGACTTGTTGTAGGCGATCGCAGCATTCTCCGCAGGCAGACCGAAAGCATCCCAGCCCATCGGCATCAGGACGTTGTAGCCTTTCATGCGCAGATGGCGCGCCAGCATGTCGTTGATGGTGTAGTTACGCACGTGGCCCATATGCAGCTTGCCGGACGGATACGGCAGCATCGAGCAGGCGTAATACTTGGGCTTCTGATTGTCTTCAACAACGGTGTAAGCGTTGCGTGCATCCCAGTGCTGCTGGGCCGACGCTTCGACTTCGGCTGGGCGATAGTGCTCTTGCATGATCTCAAAATCCTGAATGGAGGCGCAAATACGGGCCGGAACGCGCCGCAAAGGGTTGATTATAACCGAGTCCGGCGCTGCGTCATGATTGCCATTTGCGTGCTTTGGTATCAGGATTCGCCCCATTGCCACACTTTCCAAAGCACGGACGGTTTCCGACCAAGCAAAGCTGCGAAAACTAATACAATTTGACGCAACGCGACTCAGCCCCCCTTGGGGCCGCGCCAGCTCATCACACAGCACAAGAAAGCATCCCTACCCATGCACATCAACAAACTCACCTTGCGCATCATCCTCGCCATGATTCTCGGCGTGGTGGTGGGCTATCTATGCAACCGCTTCTCGCCCACACCGGAAGTGGCCAAGCAGATCGCCGATTACATGCACATCCTCACCGATATCTTCCTGCGCCTGATCAAGATGATTATTGCGCCGCTGGTGTTTGCCACGCTGGTGTCCGGTCTGGCGCGCATGGGCGATGCCGAAACCATCAGCCGGATTGGCCTGAAGGCTTTGCTGTGGTTTCTCAGTGCGTCGTTCATTTCGCTGCTGCTGGGTCTCTTCTGGGCCAACCTGCTGCAACCGGGCGCCGAGCTCAATATTCCGCTGCCCGACACCAGTGCCCACACCGAACTGAAAACAGCCGCACTCAATCTCAAGGATTTCATCACACACGTCTTCCCCAAGAGCATCGTCGAAGCCATGGCAGGCAATGAGATCCTGCAAATTCTGGTGTTCGCGACGTTCTTTGGTGTGGCCTTGAGCAAAATCCACAACGAAACAGCCCTGACGCTCGTGCACATCATGGATGAACTCACCCATGTGATGCTGAAAGTGACCGACTACGTGATGCGCTTTGCGCCAGCAGGCGTATTTGCGGCGGTGGCATCGGCGATCGCAGTGCAGGGTCTTGGCATCCTGACCGTATTCGGAAAATACATGGCCAGCTTCTATCTGGCACTGAGTTCGCTGTGGATTATCCTGATTGCGGCGGGCTTTCTGGTACTGGGCAAGTCGGTTTTCAGTCTGCTGCTGGCCATTCGCAGCCCGATGCTGCTGGGTTTTTCCACCGCATCCAGCGAATCGGCCTACCCCAAGCTGATGGAGCAACTGGGCGCCTTCGGCATCAAGCAGCGTCTCACCGGCTTTGTTTTGCCACTGGGCTATTCGTTTAATCTCGATGGCTCGATGATGTACACCACCTTCGCTGCCCTCTTTGTGGCGCAGGCATATCACATCGACCTGAGCCTCGGCCAGCAGATCGCCATGCTGCTGGTACTGATGGTGTCGAGCAAAGGCATCGCCGGTGTGCCGCGCGCCTCGCTGGTCGTGGTCGCCGCCGTGCTGCCGATGTTTGGTCTGCCGGAAGCGGGCTTGCTGCTGGTGATGGGCATCGACCACTTCCTCGACATGGGCCGCACTGTCACCAACGTGCTCGGCAATTCAATTGCGACAGCGGTGATTGCCAAATGGGAGGACGGGATTGGTGATCCGGTGGAAACCGAGCCGGAGGATGAGGATGCAGAGCCGGATGTGCCGGCGATTTGAGTGAGTCAAACCTTGAGCAGATCCTTTGCATGATTGCCTTGCAGGATTTGCTCAATCTTTCAATTGCATCGGATAAGACCCAACCTTAACAAGAGTAAGGACGCATATAGATTTCGATATACATCGAGTCTCATTTTAGAAATTTCAATTCACAAATTAGCCGAACAAACTGATCCGTATCCTGATCCACATACTTGGAACGACAAAACGCCTCCGCCTGATTCGCCATAAACCAGTCGTCATGTGCGGTCCATTCGGGATCAAGGATTGATACCGGAAGATTGTGAATCAGTTCAGACAGCTCGCGACAGTATGCGCGTCGGCGATAGTAGGTCCATAGATTCCATGTGAACGCATTGCGTAACATGGGCAGCGCCAGCCGCAGGATGTCGCGGTAGATTTCCTGCTTGCGGCTCATTCTAAACCTCAGGTAAATTAAAAAGTAATTTCGGAGGGATCATATATGCACAAATGGAGCAAAGCAACACTCCTCATACTAACAATCTCATTTGGAGTATTTATTTGGCTTCCATACAAGCAAGAATATGGCCCAAGCAATAAATCAGCATCTACAACCGAATCTAAAATTAAGCACTCACAAGGCATATTTGGGACAGCCACCCAGACTCCCAACACAAAAGCAAGTCCATATCAAGTCGCGGATGCGTATCGCAACCTTGGACTTTCAAATCGCACAGCTTTTGTTCGAGAAGCGCTCAAGCACCCCGAAATCGGCGGCATATACTATGCATCAATTGCATCCTCATTTTGCGAGCCACGCCCAAAATCAGAAGCGGAATACATTACCCACCTGAATCAATTTTCCGCAAGAAAAGGCGCCTCCTCTCAAGTTCAAATTGACGCTACCAATAAGCTAGCGAGGATGTGCGCGGGAGCCGGAGAAGTGTATTTCCATGCACGAAAAGATCCCTCGCTCTCAGAAAAAGACCCTTATGTAAATATCGAAAATTCGATTAGTGAAATTACAGCAAACGAGAAAGATCGGCTCATTGCAAAAGAAAAGATCCGGGCACTTTTTACTAAAAACATTGACGACCCTGTTTTACTGATCAGCCTTTCGAATAATTTTCTGCTTTCGGGAGAAAACTACAAGCAGGGCGGCGCTTATTATGCTGCTTCAATGCAGGCAATCTGCATGATGGGCGGAGAATGCTCCCCGAGGGCATCCCCTCAGATACTTCAGATGTGCGCATTGTCTCCCGAATCAGATTGCCACATTCCGGACACATGGGATCAATGGGGATATGTTTTCTCTGGCAATCAAGGCGACATCCACACTACTACTAGCACTGCCAATCAAATCGTAGCGTGTGCCAGAAAAGCCGATATTGATTGCTTCTACACCGTTCAGAAGCAGTTTGAGTGAAGCAAAATAGGGGTGCCACTCAAGCGTGAACAGCCATTCCCGCGTCCACAGCGTTTACATTTGTAAGCAGAGGCCACGGCCGGGCTTTGATTGATCCCACGCTATAGCGACGATGCCGCGTGCACAGCATTGCACCTCAACCACCATGCATATACAATAAATCAACATAAAAATTGCATATGCACGATTGGAGCACATCATGTCTGCGTTGCAAAAACCCGTCGCCCAGCCAGAAGTGGTACTCACCAAGGCCCTGCTGAATACTGCGAAGAAGCTCGATCTGAATCAGGCACAACTGAGCCGTATTCTCGGCGTGGACCCATCCACCGTGTCGCGCATGGCGCGGGGCGCTTCTACGCTGCGCAGTACCGGCAAGGAATGGGATGCCGCTACCACGCTGATTCGCATTTACCGCTCGCTGGGCGGTTTGCTGGATGGCAATGAATCGCTGATGCTGGGCTGGTTTCAGAGCCTGAACCATGATTTCGGCAAATCGCCTTGCGAGGCCGTGCTGGAAAGTGCGGGCGGGATTTATCGGGTATGTGATTATCTGGATTCGCTGCGTGGTCGCTTTTAATCTTCATCTTACCCGCCACCGCCTCTGGCGCGTGTGCGAGGGTCAAACCAAAAACTATGTGGCACCGCTGGTGGAAACCGTGGACGAGCTGGATGTGCTCGAATCCATTCTGGAATCATCCAAGCCGCCGTATTGCGCCGAAGATCCGCGTCATTTTCTGCTGTCCACGCCGTTTCGCTATGCCGAGCGCACGCCGGGCGGCTCTCGCTTTATTGCACATGGCGCAACGGGGGCGATGTATGCGGGAGAAGTGCCGGAGGTCTGTTTCCGCGAAGCCGGGCACTGGGCCTATCACCGCTTTGTGCGCCAGTCAGAAGGGCTCAGTTCGCAGACGTTCAGCCTGCGCAGGACACTGTTTTCTTTTGATGTGAGTGGCGCAGCAATTGATCTGTTTGCGCCGCCCTTTGATGTGGATGCTGCAGCATGGCTGTCGCCGGACAATTATGTGCCCTGTCAGCGCATGGGATCGGCAGCGCGACAGGCCGGGATCGACCTGATCCGCTATCGCTCGGTGCGCGATCCGGATCACCGCGCCGCCATGGTGGTATTGGCAGACAGGCCGATTGTGTCCAATGCACCGGCATCACAGGAAGACTTCGATCTGTTCATCGGCAAATCGCAAGTAGCCTGGCGGGGACTGCAATCGCGGGATCAATACACCATTGCAATTTGATCCCGACTCCGGATATCGGGCTCGAAAGACTACAGCGAAGCATCTGGCTGCCATGCCCCAAGTGCTAGCTGAAGCTGACTATAGGCCTGAATCGCGTCGGCATGCGCGATCACTGCGCTACGGCGCGCCCGCTGATGCGCTGCCGCCCATTCAAGCGCACTGGCACGCGGATCCAGACTCGCACCCACCCTCGCCTTTGCACGCATGGCAACATCCTGCGTCAGTTTTTCGGCACGTTGCGCCTGAGCCAGCACTGTCAGTGCAGCGGTCCATTGTCGCAGCGCCCCTTCACTCTCCTGCAGCGCCTGAAGCACAGTCCGCTCGAATCCATGCCATGCAGCCTCCTGCCCTGCTTGAGCAGCCGCAACACGTGCCCGATGCCGGCCGGCATCCAGCCAGTCCCAGCTCAAGGATGGTCCGGCGGCATAGCTGAATGCGGCACTGTTACCCAGACTACCGAATGGCGCCCCCAGTCCGGCATTCAGATTGAGACTCAGCCGGGGCAAGTGCGCGCGGTCCGCCAGAACTGTCTCCCCGATGGCTGCACGCAAATTTGCATCCGCACGTAGCACATCCGGTCGGCGTGCGAGCAAGTCCGAGGGTCTGACCAGTCCATCCTGCGCAGGCAGGGTGAGGGTGATAGCATCCGATGAGGCGAGTGAGCCAGCCCATGCACCCCGCTCCGCAGGCGAGCGGCCGGTCAGGACTGCCAGTGCATCCAAATGCCGTTCCAGCATTGCCCGAGCCTGCGCCTGCTCGGAAACAGCCCTGGCCTCATCACCCTGCGCCGCCAGAAGCACTGCGCGGTCGATCAGTCCTGCATCCACCCTCGCGGTCAGATGCCGGCTCCGCTCGGACAATACGGTGACTTCTTCCACCAGACTTTGCACAATCTGCTGTTGCTGGCGCAGGCCAGCGTATTGCCGGACCACCTCCATCTGGATCAGCGCGACAGCCGCATGCCAGTCAGCATGAGCGGCATCGGCTCGCCGGGCAGCTACGCCTGAGGCTGTTCCTATCCGTCCAAACAGATCGATTTCCCATGACAGTCCCTGGCCGAGCTGCATGACATTCCGTTCCGGCGCTCGGGGTAACCCTTCATTAAACGGATCGACATCGAGCATCGAAGGACGCTGCTTCTGCACCTGCCCCTCTAGACGTCCCTGCGGCCGCGCGTCGCGCTGCGCAGCATCTGCAAGTGCTCTGGCACTGCGTACACCCGCCAGTGCTGCCACAATGTCGTGATTGTTGGCCATAGCATCCTGTACCAGCGTATCGAGCACCGGATCGTTCAGCGCACGCCACCATTGCCGTGCGGGCACCCCGGAGGCCATACCTGCGTCAATTGCCGCAGGACTGACAGGTTGATTCGCAGACAGATGCGTCAGCTGACTGGGCGCATGTACAGACGCGCAACCGCTCACAAGAATGGCCACCGAACAGGCGGTCAGGATAGGGTACCGAAACATGCCGTTTTCCTTGGTTTTATGCTTCCGGGACGTTCACACGATAGACAGTCGCGTATAGCGCCGGTATCAGACCCAGTGTGATCAGCGTGCCCAGTGCCAATCCGCCAATCATCACCACGGCCAGACTGGTCCAGACCACGCCGCCAAACAGCCAGAGCGGAACCAATCCCAGAATACAGACCAGTTTGGTCATGACGATAGGACGAAGTCGTTTGGCACCTGCATCTTCAATCGCATCGACAGGTGACAGGCCGGCACGGCGACCATCCTCGATAGCATCGAGCAGTAGAACCGCGTTATTGACGATAATCCCTGCCAGTGCCAGCAGCCCGAGTGTCCCCACAAAGGTCAGCGTGGTTCCGGTGGCCTTCAGCGCCAGCGCGGCACCAATAGAGACAAAGGGAATACTGGCCAGCACAATCAGGCTCTTGCGCATGCTTTCAAACTGCCAGACAAAGAGCAGGAACATGGCAATGACGCACGCTGGCAGGAGCTTGAGAATGGCATCGTTGGCACTGGCGTTTTCTTCGATCTCGCCACCTAGCGCAATACTCACGTCGCCGGCAGCGTGCGCCTGATCCAGAACAGGTTTCACAGCGTCAGCAATTGCCTGAGCGGTCATACCGGGATGCTTGGCCAGCAGGGTGACTGCACGCGTCTGGTTATAGCGCTGGATGACCGAATGCTGTGGCAGCAGTTTGAGTGTGGCCACCTGCCCCAGTAGTGCCGATCCGCCTCCGTCTGCACGGGAAACTGGCAACGCAGCCAATTGCGCGATATTTGACCGAAGCGCGCGATCCCCTCTCAGGATCACAGGCAGGACGGTATTGCCTTCTCGATATTGCGTGACCGGCGCGCCTGCCAGCATCAAATCCAGACTGCGCGCAATGTCGGCACTGCTGACGCCTGCGGCATGCGCCCGAGCCTGATCCACCTGTACATCCACTTCCAGAATTTCGCGTTCTGCATCATTGGACACCAGCTCCATACCCGGTATGGCCTGCAACGCCTTCTGCAATGCATCAGCCATATCATGATGGCGATTGCCATCACTGCTGGACAGGCGGAACACCGCTGTCCCACTATCGGATGAGCCCATCGAGAATCGCTTCGGTTCAAAGCGGATATCCGGAAATCGCAGAGCCAGTGCCGTTCTGAGATGCTGGATTGCCGCAGCATGCGTAACGCCCGGCGCTAGACTGATCACCGCATACGCACGATGCGCCGCAGGGGTTGGCGGATTCAGTGCCAGAATAAACCGTGGACCACCATCGCCCATATATATGGCATGACTGGCAACGTCCGGAAACGCTTTGCGATCGGCCAGTGCCTGACTGATTCGTCCTGTCATGGCCAGGGTGTGCGAGGTGCTGGCATCCGGTGCAAGCTCGATACTCATCTGCAACTGGCGTCGTTCGGATGCAGGCATCAGCTCGGAGGGCACCGTACTGAACACCCCGCCCGCTGTGATGAGCAGTACCAGCATGACGCCGATATACATTCCCTTGTGACGCAAAACCCAGCGTACTTTCCCGCGATACCATCCCGTGAGCGATTCAACCGCTCTGGCCACCCGACTTAACTCTGCATGATGATGCGCAAACCGCTGGCACAGCAGCGGCGTAAACGTCACGGCCAGCAGCAGGGATAACAACAAGGCAATGGCCATGACAATGCCCATGCTGCGCAGGTACTCGCCCGTTTCCGTATGCGAAAGCACCAGCGGCATGAAGGTCAGGATAATGGCCAGCGATGACACCAGCAGCGGGACAAACATGGTTCGACCGGCCTCGGCAGCGGCCTGCTCTCGTGACTCGCCCAGCGCAAGCCGCCGCTCCATGTCTTCTGCCACCACAATGGCATTGTCTACAAATAAGCCAAGCGCGATGATGATGGCACCAATCGAGATGATATGCAGATCGATATCCAGCAGCTTCATGATGGCCAGCGTACCCAGTACTGTGGTTGGCACAATGGCACCGACAATCAATCCTGTACGCAGCCCCAGAAACAGCACCACAACACCCATGACGATAATCGTGGTCTCAAGGAACACCTGCCCGACCTGTTTGAGCTGCTTGGTGACGATCTGAGCCTGATCGGTAATCGGCACCAGGGTCATGCCAGCCGGGAGTCGTGCCTCGAGCGTTTGCAAGCGCTCGCGCAGCTGTCCGGCAAAGCTGGTCACATTTAATCCGGGATCCATCGAGACCGCGATGACGGCCGCGGGCTGTCCATTCACAAAGGCGGCCGTCAGCGGCGGGTCTTGTGTCACCCGCTCGATGCGCGCGATCTGTCCCAGTAATACCGTCCCGCCCGATGGCAGGGCAATCGGCGTACGCTTCAGGGCTTCATACCGGTCGACATCGCCACTTACCTTGAGGGCGATCTCCGTGCCGTCCAGTTCGACAAACCCTGCAGCAGCAATCACATTGCGCCTGGATACCGCCTGAGCCACCACGGCCGGGCTCAGTCCTTTTGCTGCCAGTGCAGGCATGTTCAGGACAATCTGCACTTGCTCATCGCGTATACCGTGCAGGGAAACACGCTCGACGCCCGATAGGTTCAGCAGCTCATCTCTCAGGCGTCGAGCCTGCTCCCGAAGTTCTCCGGCGGTATACCCGGGTCCGGTTAAGCCGACGGTCAGCACGGCCACCCGTCCAAACTCATCATCCACCAACGGCCCCTGTGTCCCGTCAGGCAAGCTGGGACGCAAATCATTCATTCGTGCGCGCAGGCGCTGCCAGACATCCGGCAATCGCCCGGGCGTCACGCCGGGATCAAGCTCGACATAGGTAAACGCAAATCCGGGGCGCACGGAGGTTTTGACGCGCTTGACTTCAGGCAGGCCAAGGATGGCCTCTTCAGTCGGGCGTGCCACCAGCTGCTCTACCCGTTCAACATTTGCGCCGGGCAAAAAGCTCAGCACAGTGGCGGTCCGTACGGTGACGGGGGGCTCTTCGGTCGACGGAAAATCCAGCGCCATCCACAGCCCCGCCAGAATCAGCGCCAGCACTGCCAGAAAGGTAAATCGCGGACGCGCCAGCGCATGCAGGGCAATATTGCTCATGGCTGCTCCCTGCCTTGCGCCGATGTGTACATCAGAGGTTGCACCAGACTGCCGGGGCGGATCGCAGCCGCCCCCGCCACCACGACACGCTCACCTGCGGCAAGCCCCTGCAGCACCTCGATTGAATCGCCGCGAATCTCGCCCAGCTTGACGGGCACGGACGCTACTTTACGGCTCTCACCTGCCAATCTCAGCACACGCCCTGTGCCCGGTGTCACGTCAAACATCACCGCACGCAACGGAACCTGTGCATTCCCCTGCTGCGCAATCGCACTTCTGATGCTAACTGTCCACGTTGCACCCACTGTGGCAGTCTCCGGAACCGCCAGAAACACCCGACGGCTACCACCTGCCTCGAGTCGGGGGCTGATCCGCAGCAACTTGCCGGGCATGTCCATTCCTTCCCCCGTCAAATGGACAGACTGTCTGGGTGTCAGCACCATATTGGCAGGTACCAGCACAGAGAGTTCACGTGCATCACCATCAATCAGCATTACCGCGGCGCCGGGACCCACGGCATGACCGGGCTCGATCAGACGACCTGCAACTCTACCCGCGGCCGGCGCGCGCAGTGTCGATTGCTCAAGCGTCCATGTGGCCAATTGCTTCTGAGACCTTGCTGTCAGCACAGCCGCCTCAGCCGCCGCCACTTCGGCCGATACCGCTTCCATTTCCCCTGCGGAAATCGCATCTCCCACTTGCACACGGCGCATACGCTCAAGTCGCTGACGGCTTTCCTGCAATTTTGCTTCGGCGCCCGCCAGTGAGCCCTGCGCTGCACCCAGCTGCGCCTGAACAGGTTGCAGATCCATGATTGCGAGCGCCTGCCCGGCCTGCACGGTATCACCCACGTCGACCATCACCTCGGTCACCCGGCCAGAAACCGGAAAGGCTAGTTCAGTGCGCCGCGCCGCACGTACCTCCCCCACAAATTGCAGCGCTTCAGCATCTCCCGCACGCACCTCGGCGACAAATGCAGGTACGCCCTTGTCGGGCGCGACTGTAGCGTCAGGTGCCGAACATCCGGCAAGACCGGCCAGAAGGATAAGCGGGGCAGCCAACAGGCGAGTTTGAAAGGAATGAAACAGCTGTGTCATGCATCTCTCCCGCATTGCGGAGGTAAATGGAGCCAATCAGAAATAGGCGTGACCCTGCCATGGCGAAACCGGTCCGGATCACGAGGGCGTAACTGTAGACGAGTAACCTAGAACTCAATGAGGACAGAAAAGGCCATTTGCAGGACACTTTCGGACGATCAGCAATGCGAGAGGAGAGTAAAGCTCATTTAAACAGCGTATAACAGCTCCCGACATATAAATACCACTTAAATACAACTGAATCTGTAAGCGACATTCTGGTCAGATCATGCGTACGAGGGAGCCGCCTGTGGAGATAGCCGGCAGAATGAGTGACAGGCTCGCCAAAGTCGTTCAAGATATCCGCTGATACAAATTGAAATAGTTTTGATGGCACCCGGATTATCATGGAAACAGATCAACGCAGGCACGCAACGATTGTCCCCACCATTGCGCGGGCGCTGCTTGCACAAATTGAGGCACAGGGTACGTCACCAGATCAGCTTTGCCGCGGACTGGGCTTCTCCTATCCGGATCTCCTGCATCACCACTTGCATCTCTCTTACGCGCAGGTACGAGAACTCATCGTCCGTTCGCAGCGCCTGATTCAGGATCCCGTACTCGGACTGATGGTTGGTATCCGCCAGATGCCTGTCTCATGGGGGGTGGCAGGCCTGATGATGCTCACGTGCGAAACGCTGGGAGAGGCCATGCTGAAAGGCATTTCCCATCAGGATGATGCCGGTACGCTGGTGAACCACATCGTGCATGAAATGGGCGCGGAGATGCATATCGAAGTGGTTCCCAGGCACATGGATCAACTGATCGAGACCTTCCTGATTGATGAGG
The nucleotide sequence above comes from Burkholderiaceae bacterium DAT-1. Encoded proteins:
- the leuS gene encoding leucine--tRNA ligase — encoded protein: MQEHYRPAEVEASAQQHWDARNAYTVVEDNQKPKYYACSMLPYPSGKLHMGHVRNYTINDMLARHLRMKGYNVLMPMGWDAFGLPAENAAIAYNKSPAEWTYANIEDMKSQMKPLGLAFDWSREIATCDPDYYKWNQWFFLKMLEKGVAYKKTQIVNWDPIDQTVLANEQVVDGRGWRSGALVEKREIPGYYFGITQYADELLNDIDTLEGWPDMVRAMQRNWIGKSEGVRFAFAHEIKAADGSLINDGQLWVFTTRADTIMGVTFCAVAAEHPLAVRAAELNPALTAFIEECKLGGTTEAEIATQDKKGVATGLFVTHPLTGEQVEVWIGNYVLMSYGDGAVMGVPAHDERDFAFANKYGIAIKQVVAVEGESFSTDAWAEWYGDKTRGVTVNSGKYDGLAYKDAVDAVAADLAGKSIGEKKTTWRLRDWGISRQRYWGTPIPIIHCDCCGDVPVPYEDLPVVLPTDCIPDGSGNPLKHREDFLNVDCPKCGKPAKRETDTMDTFVDSSWYFMRYCDPKNADAMVGEGTKYWMAMDQYIGGIEHAVLHLLYARFWTKAMRDIGLVSFGEPFKNLFTQGMLLNDSFYRKDPTDPSGQKKIWYYPNEVEVELDDKGRAIAATLKSDGQPVIMGGIEKMSKSKNNVVEPKDIISRFGADTARLFTMFAGPPEQSAAWSDGGVEGASRYLRRLWSFAFKRADVIRAAGEVVELSKDDKALRFEVHSTLKQINADYERLQYNTVVSGCMKLLNALEGYKGDNAALLRESLSVLLRAIYPVAPHIANEIWRELGMAGELIDAAWPEPLAAALVQDEVTLMVQVNGKLRGEISVPSGAGKDEIEALARANPNVQKFLEGAEPKKVIVVPGRLVNLVV
- a CDS encoding dicarboxylate/amino acid:cation symporter, with protein sequence MHINKLTLRIILAMILGVVVGYLCNRFSPTPEVAKQIADYMHILTDIFLRLIKMIIAPLVFATLVSGLARMGDAETISRIGLKALLWFLSASFISLLLGLFWANLLQPGAELNIPLPDTSAHTELKTAALNLKDFITHVFPKSIVEAMAGNEILQILVFATFFGVALSKIHNETALTLVHIMDELTHVMLKVTDYVMRFAPAGVFAAVASAIAVQGLGILTVFGKYMASFYLALSSLWIILIAAGFLVLGKSVFSLLLAIRSPMLLGFSTASSESAYPKLMEQLGAFGIKQRLTGFVLPLGYSFNLDGSMMYTTFAALFVAQAYHIDLSLGQQIAMLLVLMVSSKGIAGVPRASLVVVAAVLPMFGLPEAGLLLVMGIDHFLDMGRTVTNVLGNSIATAVIAKWEDGIGDPVETEPEDEDAEPDVPAI
- a CDS encoding DUF2384 domain-containing protein, producing the protein MSALQKPVAQPEVVLTKALLNTAKKLDLNQAQLSRILGVDPSTVSRMARGASTLRSTGKEWDAATTLIRIYRSLGGLLDGNESLMLGWFQSLNHDFGKSPCEAVLESAGGIYRVCDYLDSLRGRF
- a CDS encoding RES family NAD+ phosphorylase; translation: MIIWIRCVVAFNLHLTRHRLWRVCEGQTKNYVAPLVETVDELDVLESILESSKPPYCAEDPRHFLLSTPFRYAERTPGGSRFIAHGATGAMYAGEVPEVCFREAGHWAYHRFVRQSEGLSSQTFSLRRTLFSFDVSGAAIDLFAPPFDVDAAAWLSPDNYVPCQRMGSAARQAGIDLIRYRSVRDPDHRAAMVVLADRPIVSNAPASQEDFDLFIGKSQVAWRGLQSRDQYTIAI
- a CDS encoding TolC family protein — encoded protein: MFRYPILTACSVAILVSGCASVHAPSQLTHLSANQPVSPAAIDAGMASGVPARQWWRALNDPVLDTLVQDAMANNHDIVAALAGVRSARALADAAQRDARPQGRLEGQVQKQRPSMLDVDPFNEGLPRAPERNVMQLGQGLSWEIDLFGRIGTASGVAARRADAAHADWHAAVALIQMEVVRQYAGLRQQQQIVQSLVEEVTVLSERSRHLTARVDAGLIDRAVLLAAQGDEARAVSEQAQARAMLERHLDALAVLTGRSPAERGAWAGSLASSDAITLTLPAQDGLVRPSDLLARRPDVLRADANLRAAIGETVLADRAHLPRLSLNLNAGLGAPFGSLGNSAAFSYAAGPSLSWDWLDAGRHRARVAAAQAGQEAAWHGFERTVLQALQESEGALRQWTAALTVLAQAQRAEKLTQDVAMRAKARVGASLDPRASALEWAAAHQRARRSAVIAHADAIQAYSQLQLALGAWQPDASL